Genomic DNA from Hordeum vulgare subsp. vulgare chromosome 2H, MorexV3_pseudomolecules_assembly, whole genome shotgun sequence:
gagtaacaaaatttctatgcttgtggagcatgaaaagaatgctttatgtgagagttatattgttgaattcattcatgatgctaataaaaattattatgagagaggaatatATACTTCTACTTATTTCAACAACATCAAGgttcctctctttatgttgaaagtTTACATgtcatgcttgttttaccttcctatgctagttgattgttGCGCCCACAATTTGttttctcacaaaatccctacgcataggaagtatgttaggttTAAATGTGCTtgacatgtgattcatgatgctccctTTGTGTTTCACTTCCTTACTTTtatatgagcatcattgaaatcatcatgcctagctaaaaaggcATTATAGAAAATCTCTTGTTAGGAGACAAACCAACACttactttttatttttgtgtgttagcaagattaagctactgtattaatcatgttttgtgtcttataTTTCAacgaagtgccaagtaaagcctttgggatagtgtagatacttgtttgtttgattctgggcaaaaacagaaacttttacgtctagtgtagaatttctatgattttaccggaatgtcaaaaaattctgaatttttttcaaaGTTTTGGTATGCAAATGCTCTACGTTGTCCTGATTGGTCAGAATGTTTACGGTCGGGAAAGTAAGGTTTTCATTCAGAtctttacagactattctgtttttgacagattctattttgcgtgcatagtttgcttgttttagtgtgtccatagcttatattgagtgatataaattttgggaatgatataatacattAGGCATCATGTGGGAACAACTATGAATCTTGTCTTAACAGTACCTAAcataatgacctatacttatcatactaacccatctcaagaagtttcgttaagttttgtgtgattgaatttttcaagttttggatgagattccaatatgaggagaataaggagcagaaagaacctaagcttggggatgcccaaggcacccccaaggttgtatccaaggaagactcaagcgtctaagcttggggatacctcggaaggcatcccctctttcatctccagcattatcggtatatcttacttggagctatatttttattcattacatggtatgtgttttgcttgtagcATCATTTCATTTTGTTGTTCTGTGTtacatgttatttataatctcattttctaataaaaagttccaagaatttcctttagaatgcttgaattgcatgtgggatgtgtgatgtacaaaaatagaaacttatATTGTGGtctttgaattatcatattttactcgatgtggaaagtttctgaaacttctacacaatactttcatacaaattatttatcattccATAAATTATCAGAATTATTTGAGGTACAAAAGTACAAGTTGTAAGTAGATTTCTACATACTATCCTCTTTAGgcaaattgttgtcatagttttgttatctacttatcataTAGTTTCCATATCTTATACTGGTAGATATAAActttggaaatgatagtatacggtACATTATATTTGaacattattatgcaacttgtctttgcagtacataaagagttgatttacgattatgtgcactaacctatctcacgagttcttttcaagtattgtgtggatgatgtttttgagacttagctgaaaccgggatatgagagtattgaacgagatacaaaagctcaagtgtggggatttcaagaagtctcaagcatctaagcttggtgatgctatgcatcccagctttcttcatcaacaaccaTCAGTTAGCctgtgttgagcctaaattttattTGTCCAAATGATATGTGCTATTTTTGGAGTGTCTTTTGTCTTATTTtctatttgaaataaaatatcagatctaAAATCTTTGTtgggagagtcctcacatagctacttaattgtttgactactcattgatcttcacttatatctttagagtagtttgattgaattgctctaatacttcacttatatatttttagcatgatggtGAAGTTATTTTGAAGAAGTAtgctctcatgattcacttagattattttgggagttagtaaaaactttgaagaaatcctctgttgcttcacttatattattttgagagttgaaaattttacagaaacttgtgctctcgttcttcacttatatttgtttgagagcttgttattagcaatgaCAATTCAATTTATATGAATTGCTCCCGAAGTGATAAATATCTAGGGGAGGTATAATAAAAACTATCATGAAGATCTTTTGATGTTAaacattctttgcaatagttttgcgatatgacgatagtgatatgtgagttgtgttgatgagtaattatgctttagtaagaatatggcacaccctattttcactgcacttcttctgtaattcagaaatctgagtttattaaaacatttccaaaatcaatgatgtgagtgcgatgattgtcattgtatgcttgtatgcttggttgtgtgatatcaaaaaccacatatttcataacctaattattttcaaaacctttttcttatttctggttaattcaaaaaaaacctgctttgggttgcactacaagtctttgatggcaagaagtgcgcttatccaaagttggtgatttggttctaaaacaCTTATAGTTCACCAAACGCATAAAAtagttattttatgaattattttcctattttatttgcatgtctatttctgaggccagaaatgatattcctatatggaaaaatacttttcttcctTAGAAACATGTGAGGAAAATTAGagatactcagaaggacatatattttccatacataagattttcaacccctatttatattataaatatttgagtaaaaccctggaaacctattctatctgttttgaccttttgaaatatttccaaaggaaatattctccataaattcctagaaaattccagtgatctccctaagccatatttggtgcccatataaagtttcaccttgatccaaggtggttaaggtcaccaaataattccaaaaccccttctgtctagtatgaagttagagcaactctacatatcaaagtttatccaatggagctgaaactttgcatgagtgcctaatacctcaaatgaggaatccatgccaaaaaatgggatttgtgggacttgatttgcccacactccctttggaaggaacatatctagtcatttagggatgatttcaagttcacaaagctaaacttgtccaatggagctcaaacttggtgtagcccaatgttttagcaccaaacctagTCCTCTTAAATTGCATAGCCatcggtggggtgcaaccacccgaaaccactatcgagcaccttctgacacttGGGCAAAACCCCTCCAAATcccagctaaacccaatccctttctcgcaaactcctagattaggtggctagcatcattgcctaactccagtcaagtggcccctctctggttcaaagtagaaaatccaaaatctccaatttgagcttcagcccaaggctgacaacacctATTTCTCTTCCCTCCTTTGACCACCCGATGCTCCCACGGGATTCAaaaggctaggcatctccaagctagTTCCCAAGACACGCCAGACACCTCCAAGGCACCCAAGAGCGCACCATCATgtcatggcatgccaaagctgcgctctgggcgcgctacagagagcaaccgagatgggggcgactccctcgaccagttccagcctccccgcggtgtctctcctctcccccgacagcccctctgtaTCAAGCAGCccccagggcccctcctttcctgcactaagagccggtgcgacgcatgcccgcgcgcaccagaagcgcCAGAGGAGCGTGGCCATGAATGtgcacctctcctctctccccctctcttgtaGTGAGACCTTGAGGTCCAAAACACGTccagagaccgtggtttcgatcccagcctctctctgcacccccatgcacgccacgatGGATCATCGGAGCACCCGAGTCGTCTCACCgttgcgggcctatttatagcccctcccctcgctccagaacccctcactccactTCACCGAGACCTcagtcacctccctagccaccccattgagcaagcagagccccggtgctcgagatcgaccgatgcccctccgcctcggagctccggtaaaTCTGCGGCTACACGTCGGTtctcgcgtccctctgcccacctaCACACTCCCCgttaccccaggaagctttcccctcttttccccgagcgaatccgtgtccatagctgccacctccaccaccacccgaaACCTCTCCACCGCGACCACCTCATTGTCGGTGAACCAGAGACCCTCTACCATCGActcgaccaccaacaggtaggcaacgatgagccggacccattcctgccgttgttagggcctgaggacgtcggtagccacccgGACGTGCTCCTCCTCCCCTGTGTccaaaggtaggagacgaccctgatcggtgtgccccacctgtcggtggcccatctctctctccctccctgcccgcaggggcccgcgcgtcaggttcaaacttgaCGGCGCGCGTGCCTAGGCAGGATGGTTGGCTGGCCACTTGGCCAACCCAGTCCAAGGCCAAGCCAGGGCAGGGCtgttgccctttttctttttatttaaaacttggttttaaatgatttttataaaaatatttaaccagtgaaaATTTATGATTCTTCCAttgttatttttctaaatatgTGTATTATTTAACAaaaccattggatgaatttttagAACAActtatctgttttataataattaaaaaagtctaatttggaatagttttgcttctgttatattgattttaaaaatattctttcactaaaaccagagacaaatatttttgagataacaatatggatttatcagaattaaacaacattttcaaagtaactttgtgatctgttttggagtgagctacttattgcttttatttattacgacgatagaaaacccgtgtgacaaaggagttggacttgaagaccccgaagaccccggatacttagctgaccaaggcaagcaaccctttgactatgtctgagcatatgttatattgcatgctagtgtagcaagtatttctgttgcatgtgatcattgttggggaacgtcgcatgggaaacaaaaaatttcctacggacactaagacgtatcatggtgatgatcatctagattggaagcgttaataaacgttgtagatcgctaagtggaagcattaataaacgcggttgatgtagtggtatgtcttcacgatccgtcccacgaaccgtctcacgatccgtcccatgatccgtcctgatcaagtgccgaacagacagcacctccgcgttccgcagacGTACAACTCGATGCTGATCTcccccttcttgatccagcaagagagatggggatgcagatgagttccccgacagcacgacggcgtatcggtggtggtggtgatctattccggtaggggttcgcctaagcaccgcagaaatccaatttagaggaagaactacgaagtagaggtttaggtttgcacgtggcaaagttgtgtctcaaaaagccctacacctctactatatataggaggaggaggggagaggaggaagcCTTGGGCTCCAATCCAAGGAGCTTCGGCCGAACCCataagggaggaatccacctcccacaagggaggtgtaatcctattaggactccttcctaatttggcctttttgcctttttttTCGTATAGTCTTTTTGCATTGGCCCTTGAGAGAgacttcggccagcccaccaagggatgaTCCACCTCCTATCATAGCCCGTGAGCCTTTTGGGTCGtcacacacccctcccggtggtctccCGGCACCCTCcctgcactcccggtacactaccgatgagcccgaaacttttccgtgatcaaaacaggacttcctatatatcaatctttacctctggaccatcccggagctcctcatgacgtcctggatctcatccgggatttcaaacaacctttggtcaccaacacatatgactcaactataccgaaacgtcactgaaccttaagtgtgcagaccctgcggattcgagatcTATGCCGACATGccactacaagaaaaatgctcaattatgaccagacaaaatgacggtggtttaattggtcattgatccatgaccaaaattctgaaattagtcaTGACAAGTGTAAGAGGGTCCAAAGAccataacgttatgaccttttgcgtccattaggtcatgatacTATTGCACAAATTGATCATTAAGTGCTACCGGTTGAaaaaacaagaagagaaaaagtgaTAGAGATGTGTTATATGAGGGGAGGGTTTTGGAGCGTTGGATGTAGCAGGAGTGGATGGACATGATCTATTTCTGGGAAGGGATCCATGGCCTCGCATGTGATAGGCTGAGTCTTTATTTAGATTAGATCACGTCTCTCTCTCACATGCACCAGATCCAGAGCACCCCGCCCCCTGCCTGTTCCCGTGCTTCATCCCCGCCGCCGGCGCCCCCGACCCTAAGCCCCGGCGACCCCGGCTCCGTGCCCCCGCGCCCTGACCTAGCCCCCGACATCCCACGCCCCGGCGACCCCCGCCTCGCCGCCGCACCCCCGTAGACCATAGCACAGCCCCCACGCCCCCGCACCTCCTCGCCCCGGCGCCGCCAGCCTCCTCGCGTGTCACCCTCGGCACCTCCGCCCTCCTTGCAGCGCTGACCCTAAGCATGTGGAGGCGGTGCAGCTGCACAGGGCCCCCAATCGTTAAGGGCCCCGACTCAGGTATGCATATATATTCTAGGATTAGTTGTTTCCCCCATCCGATTCTGCTCGATCTGAATCTCCCTGGTCCTCTTGCTCCCCCGATCCCCAGTCCCCAGCTTGATAGAGAAAAGGGAGCCAAAGAAGGCTTCCATCCAGCACACTAGAGTTTTTTGGCTACCACCCCTGATTGTAGCGTTGGTGCCTGGTTGTGGTGGTTTCTGATTCATCTCAATCTGTTGGGGACAACAAGCAACCGGCCTGGCCATAATCATTCATATTCTTTTGTTTCAGTTTTATCCCTTAGTTTATGAACTGTTCTTGTGCTATACTTAATTTTTTTGTGCTCAGATGTCATCTAAAAAACAATTGTCTCGGCATGAAAAGTGACTAAAGAGAAAGCTAGCAAATGAAAAATTGGAACCGCAAAAGGGATATGTTCACAAATTTCGAAGCCAAGTGCAAGTTCTGCTAGTACTTCTTGTGAACTAGCTATAACAATTGTTGAAAAACAACCAGATGAAACTTTAGATGAGAACGATAATAACGTTAGTGGTCAAGAAAATTTAGGCGAGGGTAATAATGCTGCGAGTGAACCTGACAATTTAGGCAAGGGTACCGATGCTGTGAATGATAATAACATGAGCGATTCTGTGACAGCACAACAGCCTTGTGCTTGAAATATTTATGATCCAGCAAATTGGGAATGTTTAGATGATAAAGCACGGGCTATTTTAGTTGAAAAGGGACCTATCGGAGAAGAAAACCTCGTATCTCGTTCAGatgattcttttattttttataagcAATTGCTTCTATTTTTTATGTACACATGCCCCATTATGTGAGTATACTGTTTTATATGACGAGTGGGAGAGCTAAGTGCTAGTAGTACTTGCGATCAGCACACTAGCAAAGCACACTCACTAGTGCTGCTCACACACATACGTACATGTATGCAGTAGTACTACTTGAGGCTAGATAGTTTGAATGAGAATGGCCTGATGTTACAACGAGGGCATCGACCCTTTAAATAGCAGTACAATCCGACCTAGGAACTCAGATATTTCTACTAGCTAATACGTCAGTGCAGACATATTTCTAAGGCTGCATAACTGGACATAATTTCTGTGAATCATTTGCCACTTACATGCAAAAATCACTGACTACTTACTCCAGGATTTGGTGGACCTGCAACTGGCTCATTACTGAAGCTGATTTTGATTCTGGGACCTGCAACTGGCTCATTACTAAATATTTTTTCACCATATTCTAGTCTCTGTAATTTTGATTCCCGTATTTACACTATTCATTGCAAACACGCCCCATCACTAAAGTCAGAAAATATTATTTGGTTCCCGATTTGGCTACGGGATAAGGAGTGGACCATCTTGATGTGTATTCTGAATTTAGACCGGTGACTGGAGATGGGGACTGTTTCTACAGGAGCTTCATATTTTCCTACCTTGTAATCGAGTAATTGttcttctctcttttccttcTAATAGGATATAGATTTACTTATTTAATTTTCTCTGTCTATGCAAATGTACAACAGGAGCAAGTTCTTGATAGACAGGACACACTTGAGGAACACCGTCTCCTTGATGCTGTTAAAAGAGTGTCTTTGCAACATGCAGATCTTAGATGGACCTCTGAATTTCCCAGGAGCTACAGAGTAAGTTCTTGCCTTCTCCATATCTGTTTTTCCTTCGATAAACATGCCTGTAAGGGTTGATTCTCTTCAGGTTACAGTACACTTCAAGCTGGATCTGGCATCTCACTATCTTTGTTTGTCATTTGGAGGGATGCACAGTTTCTTATAGTAGTGGTATGCCATTGCAGTTTTACACTGTTGGCACGAACTCAGATTTGAAGTTTATTGTGATGTTAACAACCTGATTGTAATAATGACCTTGAGAGAAATTTACTTACAAGAACAACGGCAATATAACGGGGAAATAATACAATTTTATTCTAAGTGAGTTCTACAACAATGTGCACCTGCTGGTTATTATTTAGTCATCTCATTGTTTTGTTCCTATGCTATAGTGTATGCTTAATGACTGACTCTTCTCACGCGAGTTGTCTTAGCTGTGTTCTTTCTTATCTTGATATGGATCAATATTCTGTATGTATTATTGTAACCTATGTTGTGCAATGATTATCCACTGAATTATTTGAGTCGCTGATTCTTTCAGGCATTTAAGAAGCTTATTAAGAAGGTAAAGAGATGGAAGAGGCATGGCAGGTGGAAGTGGAATATCATAGCATCAACTAGCAGGTTTTTAATCCACTTGTTTTCTGCAATTCCATAAAAGTATTGTAGTCAAATGCATTCCACGCCATTGACATTATATATTCGCTTTTGAGCTATGGTAAAGAGAAATTTCTCGAGTTCTTGAGAAGTTATGATACGAGGAATCGGCAAAGTACTCATGCTTGGTGTGAAATTGGAACTCATGATTTTGTTTGTGAACTCTTGTTGCATATGTACGCATGTTGTCATGAATCCTCGTTGAATATGTATGCATATGTGGACTTCGAACTCATCATCCTTTCGTTTGTGAATTCTTGTTGCATATGTGGTGAAGCTTACTGGTGTGATGAAGCTTATTGGCACAACCTATTCACATATGTACTGTAGCTGTTCAAGCAAAAGTTTTGTGCATAGGTGTGGAAAAGACCTTCGATTCATAGTAGTAATGTGTGCTTTCCTTCATGACTATTACTAATACATAAATGAAGTAAAACTATACTCCTTATCAATAAAATAGACTAATAGAAAAAATATATGCTAAGCTTTCCCTTATCCCTTCCATCTATGAAGTATCTGTTACTGCTCAGCTTTCGAACAAGTATGGCAGTATACATAAACACCTTTCACATGATTTTTCCATCAGAAGTAATATATGCTACTATAATCATCCAGACATGAACATGAATGTGAAACATACTAGTACATGTCTCCGTCTGCACTCCCCGTACGAAATATGGATATATATTCTTTTTCTAGTGAAATTATTTATTATAAGTGGAGGATATTGCTATGCAGTATGAGTATATTTGTATTTCCATAATTAGAATATAGTGTTTGTTCTTTTTTTGAAACTAAAATATAGAGTATGTTCATCCgtaatatgagtatatccattgaAAATGTGGTATATTCATCCATGTAGTAGTATATCCACGTGGGCGAACATTTATACCTTTTTTTTTAGTGCATAGAGCATATACCACAATTTTGCAAAAGGCACTCAGAAGTAAAAGTACATTTTATATATTGCTTGAACCATGTATAGTATTGTAAAACAATCAGGCAACTAGTATTCGATTGTCATCACACCTCTTCACAAACAAGCAAGGGAATCTATACACGTTTTGAGTTAATAAAATACAGATCCATATACTTTTTCGTTACCCCTGATTGCTTTCTTCGGATAGCTTTCAATAAAATATATCTTCGTGCAATTTTACTAGTTTGCTTGGTCTGAAAGCATTACCATCATTTTAATTTTACTAGTTTGCTTGGTCTGAAAGCAttaccatcattttcttcttgcaggCGGCAATGACAAGAGCATATTGTGTGGAGGAAGAGATGAGAAGAATCTTGTgcttctcatccaatctttgtggaactctctttatgtgcgattgtgcacttgttgggtccTTTTTCTCTGCACTTGTTAGGTGTTGAACCTTAATGCGTGGAGTCGATGGATGATGTATTatatttgatgtgatatgctattgaaatgaaatatacattttatttgcaatcttttattctgttgtacttATTTTTAACGGGCCTATCTTGAGATATGCGTACTTCTAGCAAAAAAATGCTTCAATCCAAACAAATCAAAgattttcaatagtaaaatagtTATTGGGCCAGGCCCACATAGCTAGATTGGTGGAGAGGGATCTGAAATTTATaatgatttcatttggtcactagcaatgccatgtcAGTTTGGCCacatcagatcctacgtggctcacacaattGGGtgatgaccaaaccaaaattttggtcaaggGAGACCtgtgaccaaaattttagaaaggtcatgtttgttcattcttgacggccaactgttgatgtTGTAAATTTGGTCCAAAAAAGTCAATAAACAACAAGAATgatgaatcaatgaccaatatagggagtcataattgaccttatttcttgtagtgtgacctgagacactccctggttaataaccaatatcgggaccaggatgtccatattagctcctacatattctacaaagatctctatcggttgaacctctatgtcaaggatttacttaatcccgtatgctgttttctttgtccttcggtatgttacttgcccgagattcgatcgtcgtatctccatacctagttcaatatagttaccagcaagtctctttactcgttccgtaatacaagatcacgtgactaactccttagtcacattgcttcaaGGCCTATTgcgatgttgtactaccgagtgggccccgagatacatctccgtcacacggagtgataaatcccagtcttgatccagccaacccaacagacacctttggagatacctgtagagcacctttatagtcacctagttacgttgcgacatttgatacacacaaggtattcctccggtgccgggagttgcatgatctcatggtcataggaacaaatacattgacacgcagaaaacagtagcaataaactgacacggtcatatgctacatttatagtttgggtcttgtccatcacatcattctcctcatcatgtgatcccgttatcaagtgacaacacttacctatgtccaggaaaccttgaccatgtttgatcaacgagctagtcaactagaggctcactagggacagtgtgttgtctatgtatccacacatgtacttgagtttccaatcaatacaattctagcatggataataaacgtttatcatgaacaaggaaatataataataaccaatatattattgcctctagggcatatttccaacagtctcccacttgcactacagtcaataatatagttcacatcattgtgtgattgtaatgaatctaacacccatatagttctgggttcgatcatgtcttgcttctgAGAGAGGTTTTCAGTCAaaggatctgaacctttcagatccgtgtgtgatttacaaatctctatgtcatcctatagatgttgctactacgtgccatttggaactattccaaatgactgctccactatacgaatccgctttactactcagagttattcagattagtgtcaaagcttgcatcgacgtaaccctttatgacaaactctttaatcacctccataatcgagaaaaattccttagtccactagttactaaggataactttgaccattgttcAGTGATTTAATACTGGACCacactttgtaccccttgacaaactcacggcaaggcacacatcaggtgtggtacacaacatggcatactttagagcctacggctaaggcattgggggagaccttcatcctttctctttcttcttccatggtcgggttttgagtcttactcaaattcacaccttacaacacagccaaggactgcttctttgctgatctattttgaactccttcaaaaacatgtcaaggcatgcatttcactgaaaattctatttagcgttttgatctatctctatagatcttgatgctcaatgtttaagtagctctatccaggttttcctttgaaaaactcctttcaaacaaccctttatgttttccagaaattatacattacttccgatcaacaatatgtcaaccacatatacttatgagaaattctacagtgctcccactcacttctttggaaatacaagtttctcatagcccttgtataaacccaaaagctttgatcatctcatcaaagcatatattccaactccgagatgcttgcaccagtccatacaaggatcgccggagcttgcatacttgttagcatccttaggatcgacaaaaccttctggttgtatcacatgcaacctttcctcaaggaaaccatcgagcaaactatgttttgacatcctatgtgcaatgtttcataaataatgcagcaactgctaacataattccaacagacttttagcatcactacgagtgagaaagtctcatcatagtcaactctttgaacttgtcggaaacatctttgcgacaagttgagcttttcttaatggtgacttttcaccatcatcgtctttcttccttttaaagatccatacgtACTTAatggtcttacgaccatcaagtagttcttccaaagtctacacttcgttttatacacgaatcctctctcggatttcatggcctccacccatttgccggaatccgggcccaccaccgcttttagctcgtaggttcattgttgtttaacaacatgacctccaagacagggttaccgtaccactctgtagtagtaagcgaccttgtcgacctacgaggtttgtagtaacttgatccgaagcttaatgatcaccatcatcagtttccactccaattggcgtaggcgccataggaacaacttcctgcgccctgctacacactggttgaagtgacggttcaataacctcatcaagttccaccaccctcccactcaattctttcgagagaaacttttcctcgagaaaggacccgtttctagaaacaaacactttgctttcgatataagataggaggtatacccaactgttttgggtgt
This window encodes:
- the LOC123426388 gene encoding uncharacterized protein LOC123426388, producing the protein MWRRCSCTGPPIVKGPDSGVDHLDVYSEFRPVTGDGDCFYRSFIFSYLEQVLDRQDTLEEHRLLDAVKRVSLQHADLRWTSEFPRSYRAFKKLIKKVKRWKRHGRWKWNIIASTSRRQ